One Faecalicatena sp. Marseille-Q4148 DNA window includes the following coding sequences:
- a CDS encoding PHP domain-containing protein, with the protein MKIDMHCHVKEGSVDSRVSLEEYIQILKEKGFQGMVVTDHNTYNGYRQWKYVLKEKYQDDFVVLKGIEYDTRDAGHILVIMPEGVRMRLLELRGLPVAALIDFVHRHGGILGPAHPCGEKYLSYAHTKGYYNAPEYAKRFDFFEVFNACESPESNEGAMKLAMKYQKPGVGGSDAHRPDCVGMAYTELPEPVTCETELIALIRKKENIKAGGSNYNKTTKEKMGKANKLLVYSFWFYNMGGTILRHYKRNKKNRLENPIDPIDPIETTVDIKKHGRIG; encoded by the coding sequence TTGAAGATCGATATGCATTGTCATGTAAAAGAAGGCTCGGTAGACAGCAGGGTTAGTCTGGAAGAATATATTCAGATACTGAAGGAAAAAGGATTTCAGGGGATGGTGGTAACAGATCACAATACTTACAACGGTTATCGTCAGTGGAAATATGTTCTGAAAGAAAAATACCAGGATGATTTTGTTGTTCTGAAGGGAATTGAATATGATACGAGGGATGCCGGACATATCCTTGTGATTATGCCGGAAGGTGTAAGGATGCGCCTGCTGGAGCTTCGAGGACTTCCGGTGGCGGCGCTGATTGACTTTGTGCACAGGCATGGAGGGATTCTCGGACCGGCACATCCTTGTGGAGAAAAGTATCTCAGCTACGCACATACAAAGGGATATTATAATGCACCGGAGTATGCGAAACGATTTGACTTTTTTGAAGTGTTCAACGCCTGTGAATCCCCGGAATCTAACGAAGGGGCAATGAAACTGGCTATGAAGTATCAAAAGCCGGGAGTGGGCGGCAGTGATGCTCATCGTCCGGATTGTGTAGGGATGGCGTATACAGAACTTCCGGAGCCGGTCACATGTGAGACAGAGCTGATCGCACTGATCCGTAAGAAAGAGAATATTAAGGCGGGCGGTTCTAACTATAATAAGACAACGAAAGAGAAAATGGGCAAAGCGAATAAGCTTCTTGTATATTCTTTCTGGTTTTATAATATGGGAGGAACAATTTTGCGCCATTATAAACGAAATAAGAAAAATCGTCTGGAGAATCCAATCGATCCGATTGATCCGATTGAAACGACTGTAGATATAAAAAAGCATGGCAGAATAGGCTAA
- a CDS encoding DUF975 family protein yields MWLREELKIRGKNCFLKNYLTTVAVGAILLLLNGDLFRFRFEFDIDTVRDMIWNGFHSIEMMGITGLFSMLVSGLVSMIGLLGILFTIFVKNILEVGAKRMFMENREHRTGVGTILYGFQSKGYGNVALTLFLRDLYTALWTLLFIIPGIVKSYEYRMVPYILSENPEMPHQRAFEISRQMMTGQKLDTFILDLSFIGWAILGGLTCGIVKIFYLKPYYEETYAELYAVFRAHAFYTGALTYTDLPGYGEADDEYIRS; encoded by the coding sequence ATGTGGTTAAGAGAAGAACTGAAGATACGCGGAAAAAATTGCTTCCTGAAAAATTATTTGACGACAGTCGCAGTCGGGGCAATTCTGCTGCTTTTGAATGGAGATTTGTTCAGGTTTCGTTTCGAGTTTGATATTGATACGGTAAGGGATATGATCTGGAATGGTTTTCATTCCATTGAGATGATGGGAATTACTGGATTATTCAGCATGTTGGTAAGTGGTCTTGTAAGTATGATCGGGCTGCTTGGGATTTTGTTTACAATTTTTGTGAAAAATATCCTTGAAGTTGGAGCAAAACGCATGTTTATGGAGAACCGCGAACATAGGACGGGCGTTGGGACAATTTTGTACGGATTTCAGAGTAAAGGGTATGGAAATGTGGCGCTGACATTGTTTTTGCGTGACCTTTATACAGCGCTTTGGACATTGTTGTTTATCATTCCGGGAATTGTAAAATCATATGAATACAGGATGGTACCATACATTCTGTCTGAGAATCCGGAGATGCCTCATCAGAGAGCGTTTGAGATCAGCCGGCAGATGATGACAGGACAGAAGCTGGATACATTTATTCTTGATCTGTCTTTTATCGGATGGGCAATTCTCGGAGGACTGACTTGCGGAATTGTTAAAATCTTTTATTTGAAGCCTTACTATGAGGAGACTTATGCAGAACTTTATGCAGTATTTCGCGCACATGCATTTTACACAGGTGCATTGACGTATACAGACCTGCCGGGGTATGGAGAAGCAGATGATGAGTATATCAGGAGCTAG
- a CDS encoding aldehyde dehydrogenase produces MTEYRTLLRRQRAYYQSGRTRSYGSRMKSLDRMYRWIEVHEKEIEEALRADLGKAAFEAYATEIGIVKEEIRFHQKHLRRYMKIKKVKTPVTQFPASSFIYPEPYGVVLIMSPWNYPFQLTIAPLAAALAAGNCAIVKPSAYAACTSELLKQMIGELFPKAYVCAVTGGRAENEMLLEEKFDYIFFTGSSSVGTYVMEKAARHLTPVSLELGGKSPCIVDESADIRLAARRIVWGKFLNAGQTCVAPDYLLVHHKVKDRLVKAICSEVKRAYGANPLESPDYPHIINEKHFNRLCGLLREGRLLTGGEVREKTLQIAPALMDQVSWDAAVMQEEIFGPILPIITFYDVKEVIDSVRSRPKPLALYLFTKKRSVEKEILKNLSFGGGCINDTVVHLATSHLPFGGVGESGMGSYHGQAGFDTFTHKKSIMKKSLIVDVPVRYAPYRKKLWIVKKLMR; encoded by the coding sequence ATGACAGAGTATAGAACATTGCTAAGACGTCAGAGGGCGTACTATCAAAGCGGAAGAACGAGAAGCTATGGCAGTCGGATGAAAAGTCTTGACAGGATGTACCGTTGGATTGAAGTTCACGAGAAAGAGATAGAAGAAGCGCTTCGGGCTGATCTTGGAAAGGCGGCTTTTGAAGCTTATGCAACAGAAATCGGTATCGTGAAAGAAGAAATCCGGTTTCATCAGAAACATCTTCGCCGTTATATGAAGATTAAGAAAGTTAAGACACCGGTCACACAATTTCCGGCAAGCTCTTTTATCTATCCGGAACCGTATGGAGTGGTACTGATTATGTCGCCGTGGAATTATCCGTTTCAGCTTACGATCGCGCCGCTGGCAGCAGCATTGGCGGCGGGAAATTGTGCAATTGTGAAACCGTCAGCCTATGCAGCCTGTACATCTGAACTTTTGAAGCAAATGATTGGAGAACTTTTTCCAAAGGCCTATGTCTGTGCTGTGACAGGAGGAAGAGCGGAGAATGAAATGCTGCTAGAGGAGAAATTTGACTATATTTTTTTCACGGGAAGCAGTTCTGTTGGAACTTATGTGATGGAAAAGGCAGCGCGCCATCTTACCCCGGTCAGTCTTGAACTCGGAGGGAAGAGCCCGTGCATTGTTGATGAAAGTGCAGATATCCGTCTGGCGGCAAGGAGAATTGTTTGGGGAAAGTTTTTGAATGCAGGTCAGACCTGTGTGGCGCCGGATTATCTTCTTGTGCATCATAAAGTGAAAGACAGGCTTGTAAAGGCAATCTGCAGCGAGGTCAAAAGAGCTTATGGAGCAAACCCGTTGGAAAGTCCGGATTATCCGCATATTATCAACGAGAAACATTTCAATAGGTTGTGCGGTCTGCTGAGAGAAGGAAGATTGCTGACCGGCGGGGAAGTACGCGAAAAGACGTTACAGATTGCGCCTGCGCTTATGGATCAGGTTAGTTGGGATGCAGCGGTTATGCAGGAAGAGATTTTCGGACCGATTCTTCCAATCATAACATTTTATGATGTGAAAGAAGTGATCGACAGTGTGAGAAGCAGACCGAAACCGCTGGCGCTTTATCTCTTCACAAAGAAGAGAAGTGTTGAAAAAGAGATTTTGAAAAATCTTTCTTTCGGAGGAGGATGTATTAATGATACAGTGGTACATCTGGCGACAAGTCATCTTCCCTTCGGAGGAGTTGGAGAAAGCGGAATGGGTTCCTATCACGGTCAGGCAGGGTTTGATACATTTACGCATAAGAAAAGTATCATGAAGAAATCGCTTATAGTTGATGTTCCGGTACGCTATGCGCCGTACAGAAAGAAACTTTGGATCGTAAAAAAACTGATGAGGTAA